atgtccaagtgggttaaagggtgaccggatacttggtgatcAGGACTCCAATGGAAATTTAACAAGGAAAAGTCCATATAGGTCAAGGAGAACCTAACATTTGATGAAGAAGCTCTAGTAGGTCAAGATTGGCCGGATGCTAGGCAATGGAAAATCCCAATGAGTCACAGATAACTTTAGGGTTAGGCAAAGGAACCGAAAACTTAGATCCAAAGTTTAAAGTTGAACAATTGATTAGCCCAAGGCCAATCGATTAGGATAATCAATTAAAATCTTTTTCGCGAGAGCACGATGAGGGTCAGAATCAATTGGGCTTAGGCCAATCAATTGAGATAATAGATTGGAGTGTTTTCGTGAAAAACAGAAAGTTTTAGAATCAATTGGGTTAATCGATTAGAAGTTAgtaatcgattggtatgactcaccaatTGATTAGACGGGTGCAAAAGAACTATTCTACAGGTTTTGAACGGTTGATTTGATATGACAATCGATTAGAGGTAAGACTAATCAATTGGGAGGAATTTTCTAGCTCGAGAAAAGCCCTAGAAAAGGAGGTTTCATGATGTTTTCGACATGCCAATTCTTGGGAGGTTTAAGAAGAAATGTTATTGCATTTCCAACTGATCAAGAGACATTTCCGAACAATAAGAGATCAAGCAAGTAAGGTGttcattatatttatattcttgtCTCTTATTTTGTATTGTTCTTGTTGTATTCTCTTATTGTATTTCTCATGTTCGAGATTGTACAAGGCTTCTTCGCTTCTAGGAAGGAGGTTTTTATTGTGAAGTTGTGAGTCAGGAGTCgacccttagattagtcaccttaaggaggtagatatcaagtaaaatcaaaggaGTTAACATTGTGGAGTCTTCGCTTCAAGTTTCCTCTGCAGATCAAGTTTAAAAAAGCGAAGTGAGTTATTCCTCTAGCTCATACGTGTCATAACACTACCAATAGTTACATATTATAGCAACTATTACTATTTTTAGAGTAGTTACATGTTGTATCAGCTAGTCGTAACTATTACAATAGTGCAGGAAGTAAGGAACAATGTTGTACAGAGTAACTGCTACACATACAATGCTGAAAGTAAGAAATATTCTCGAGATAAAACATGTAATGATACACTCTTGTATTTCATAAGATTCATTATGCTGATCGATTTAGTGATAAAACAATCTTGCTTTGCCACTTTCCTCCTGTCTTCTAAAAATTAGATTGatagaataaaaatataaaacatataaATTTGCATCAGTGAAACTTCTTGGAAGCTGGCATGGTTTCTAATCCAAGAGCATATGCAATGAATTATTCGATACCATGCTTAAGTACTACTCAAtatatttcaatatattcatggTCAATTTATTTCCTTCTCATTTAATTTATCGACATACAACACATGCCCTTTTTTTCGTAGACATGTAATATTTGAAGAACATGTGGATAGTTGACCACTTTtacatttgacaaattaatatcaaattgcTCTAAATTCCCTAATAGGAAATTCAACTTTCTTAAATATCAGAAAAAAATTATTCCTACTCTCTACGTATACTTTAACTTTTATTTTAagatataaaaaatctaaaataaggtATATAAAATCCTTCTAATttcaatatatttaaattaaaatctgatatattttttatcaaatttaacaTGACTCCTAATTAATCAATTAGAAGTTCATACTAATCGATTGACTTAGACTAAAtcaaaatatactaaattctagctaatttaagagaaattatattttattttagactTTTTGTCCCTATAAAAAATAATGAAGATTTCTATTCCCTCACAACAAACCGATCGATTCCCAATGGAGTTGCCcaattgatagaaaatatattagattttaattaaatgatattaaatttaggagaaattatacctcatttaagatttttttatacctaaaaaaatgAAGACAAATAGATAAATCGGTGTACCTCAGGGAGCGgaagcaagaaaaaaaaataataaaaaaatacatataagGAATGGGAATCAACTTTTTTTTAAACCGAGACTAAGGAGGGAATTGAGTTTATAGGATTAAGGATTTTAAGACAATGTACAGTTGATTTAACCACATGCATGCAATTAAGTCAGGTCATGATGCCAGTAGTCACATCTCTATCTGAAAATTTTGAGTCTAATTGATGGAGAATACAAGAACTGATTGATTATTCCAGGCATTTAAGCGTATATAAGAATCAGAAAGCTTGAATGCTTGGCTGATGGCCTCAGAGAGAGCTGATAAAAAGATGCAAAGGCTGCAGGGATAGATAATTAGGGTTTGATACTGGAATATGTCGTTAGCTACTGCAGCAGAATTACTTTACTGTGTGCATGTATATGCATGCAACGTGAGGGCTACGCATTGGACTAGTTTGAAGGATATGCTTAGTTTGTGCTGCCTGGTTTAGTTGCCGGGGATCAAAGATATCAATTGAAGGTGCTGTATATGATGAACAAGTACTGCAAGCATAGTTATCCACTGGACTATATGTGGACcttttttttatgtatatatgtCATCTGTGGGGAAATTAATTATGCCCTTCGAGTTTGGAAATTAATACACTGTTGATCAGAATCCATCTCATCATCATCTCTTGGGGAATCATATCCTCCAATTTGAATCTCTTATCtttggaaccaagaacattagcTTGTCCCTTGGCATTTGTCTGTCAAACTGGCAAAAACATTTTCACAATTTTGAACTGACTGAACTGCATGCAGAACTaaatgtaaagcatatattgaaataTTTGTCGTGTAGTGTTAATTAATCTAAATAgatttaatttctaattaataATAAGAAGGATCAGTGCTTAGTAGAGTCCAAGTCAGACCACAACTCCTACTGCTTGCCATTGGTTCTGGGAACACAAAGGACCAGTCCACCATGATCCCGTTTCTAGCTAgctagcttagtttttccctgttgATTCTTTTCTTTCTTGGAGAACATAATCTATCACTATATTCTCGATCGAGGAGCTTGATTTAAGAAATCTTTTTCCCttcaaataactaattaattaattaactaactcTTGATTACATATTATATATTCATGGAAAAGAGATCAAGAGGTGAATGGAACTCCACGTCAAAGGCTGTCATTTAATTATTTCTTCCAAGCGACATGCGGAATATATTCAAGATTAATTTCAGACACAAAAGTAATAAATAAATGCCATAATATAATTTAACTTTTACACTTTTGGTCGAATCATGATATATTTCCTACAGTTGTCGATCTAAATTCCTCCGGATctcttcatgaataagcatgtggAAAGAAAGTTTTTGAAGAAATAATTAATGTAATGTGAAATTGTTTATATCTAGCTACATGAACAATTCCTTTTACCATGTCAAGTCATGATGTAGTGATTGAATTATCTTTACCACCAAAAAAAAGGGGGGGAAGAGATATTTACCTgatcttttactttttttttaagataagggAAAAAAGTAAGTGATagcaaaaggaaataggaaaCTATATGAATGTCTTAGTAGACGGCAAGTTACAAGGACAGACAAACACTTTGATGCACTTATTTTTCTTTTGACAATGTGCATGCAAgctatacattttttttaaaaaaaaaaagagaaaaatgtaAAAGAATTGATGTAATATATCTCCATGTTGACTAACTAGAACTTATAAAAGCACAAGTCAGCAAACATGATGTCAACTTTTGCCCTTCATATTTCATTAGCCAAATTGTATTAATTAGGTGCCTGTCACTAATTAATTATGTATGTCATTTGGcaaaaaagaggagaggaatcaTCTCTTAATTTTCTTAACTATCAATTTCTTGTCAAACTAGCTAATCAATTAAGTACCTATTCCATGAATTCTTGATGCAGTTGAACACTAAATTGGATGTGGATCTTTAACTACCACCTTTAGAGttcttatataaaaaaaaaattaaagctagGTTTAATTAACACAATTTTAGATTACCTAATGACTAAAGTGACACTAATAGTTGTTGCATGTAAGTTTTTTATGTGCATTCTTAGTAATTTTGCCATGGTTCACGTAAAATaacaaaaacaataataataatttggCCGTGATATATTTGTCTAGCTTTTAGGAACATTAAAGAACATTGTTTCACAGATTAATTTGCCCCAAAATACAagtaaaaactaaaaataattcgAGAATAAACAAAGACCTTTATTTCATGAATATAAAAGttataattaagaaattaaagaCGTTGTTTAGTTGTTCCAAGTAGGCAATTAAGGATAAGAGCATTCACTATGTTATTATAACAAAAGTTGTATGCCTTCTGTTGGAGAAAAAGGTGAGTGATCTCAAATAAAGGAATTAATTACTTAATATTGGAATGTGATTGAGCTTGTGCTCTAAGATATATTGGAAGATTTATTAATTAGAGAGGATGATTAAGATAATATTAAGAATGGATAAAGCAAAGGCATCCTTTTTTAGAGTGGGAGAGTCCTCTAAAACTCCAATTATTGTTACCTTCTTCCCCTGAGTGAAGGTCCATCTGTAAATCAAATCTTAAAGGAAGCTTAAGAAAACATTAATTGGTTTTGTGTCTTCTTTGCAAAAGTAGATAGTGGCTAGGTCATCGTGAGATTGAAAGCAAGGAGAGCTTTGTAACatacttttaaaaaaactaaCAACTTTTTGTTTGTATCAGCCTGTATACTCTTAGGTCTCTGCTTACACATCTCCATGGCCTAGTTCAAACATGTAGTGTAGTAAAAAGATAATAATCCTCGCTCCGTGACTCTGTTAGATAGTCTTATACGATTTGAAGGAAGCTAAATTACAGGAGATTTCATCCAACAGAGTGAGCTTTTACATGAACAGTCAAATAATCCGCGATATATTTTGTACAAATTGAGAATCAACCTTATAATCTATTGCAGCAACACTACATGTAAATATCAACAACACTACTACATGTAAATATCAATTGTTAATTTGTGGGACTAATTCAATTACAGTAAAAAGATGATTAAGTTTATTCTAAACGTTTCTCACAGTCCGTTCCTAGATTATAGCAGCCAGTGGTATGGTGACTCCCCAGCACCACGCCAACCTCCGGTCCCGCAGGCCTCGTTCGTCCTCCACTCAGCAAATCTTATTCGACCACCATCGCAAGCCTCCGATCCTCCAGCTCCTCCTCCTTTCTTCTACCTTCCTCTCTGGAGAATCCTTGCCCCCGCCATGACTCCAAGTGGAGCAAGGTGCTCGGTATATTAACACGAGCCTTATGCATGGGATATCTGAGAATGTGCTGTTCCCCAACACCATCAGTTGATGCCCTCCCTTCAGATATATATATACCTTCCACTGCCCTCTCTGCAAACACCCACCCTCGCACCGCTTGGAATTTAGAAGCGTAGTGGGCTGACGACGGGGAGATGGTGAAATTCTCCAAGCAGTTTCAGGGCCAGCTTGTGCCGGAATGGAAGGAGGCCTTTGTCGATTACTGGCAGCTCAAGAAGGACCTCAAGAGAATGCATGTCTTTAATGCTAACAATGGACCTAGTAACATGAAACCGCAGCCTGCTTTTGCCCGGAGGCTGGTTTCCCAGTTGAGGAAGCTCCCTCTTTTTGGCCCCGATCGGCACAAGGACCATGAAGCCATTCAGGCATGGCATTGTCTTTGTCTCTGTACCTCCTCTGTTTCTCCCTTTCTTTAACCTTTTTGTCCCCCTCGTAGTTCCTCACTTCCTAGTTGCGTTTCTGCTGCTATCAGTATCGTCTTGTAATGATTCAGGTCCATAAGAAGCTCACGATCTCAGAAAGCAGGGGAGTCATGTATGAAACCGAATTGCTCGAGGAATTCGCAGACACTGATGCAGCAAAAGACTTCTTCGCGCGGCTCGACCTTCAGCTGAACAAGGTGAACAAGTTCTACAGCGCCAAGGAAAAAGAGTTCCTGGAGAGGGGAGAGTCCCTAAAGAAACAGATGGAGATCCTCCTTGAGCTCCAGGCCGCTCTCAAGAACCAGAGAGGGAGAATCTCCTCGACTAATGACGCGAAGGATGATTCTTCCATTTCTTGCTCAATTTCATGCGGTAGGAATACCACATTGCATATGGACAAATTTCTCGAGAGAAGGTATATTGTGTCGCTCACAAGTAATTTCTTGATTTTTGGTGACAGAAGAAGACTCGACAAGGAGCACCAAAGTTGAAGAGGAACAAGACCAGCCACAGGAGATCCTATCAAGTGAATTAGAGAGGAGCCCGTTCGGGTACTCTGACTCTGGTGACTCGGAGAAGGTTCAACTGGAGGAAGTCAAGCTGAGGAGTCTCTCGGCCAGGGTATTCAGCTGCCAGGGCAAAAACCTAAAGATCAAGATACCCTTGACCACCCCTTCAAGGACCTTTTCTGCCTTGGCTTATTTGTTTATGGAGGACTTTGGTGGTAACCAAGCAAGGAAGTGTGGCCCTCACAAGCTCAACATCAACAAGACCAAGCTTCACCATGCAGAGAAGATGATCAAGAGAGCTTTCATTGAGCTCTACAAAGGACTGAACTACCTCAAATCATACCGGTGAGTAACAAGAAAGTCAGTATAGTTTATCTATATTAGACTTTGCTTAGAACTTGGATGATGTTTCTTTTGTAATTTCAGAACTCTGAACATGTTAGCTTTCGTGAAGATCCTGAAAAAATTTGACAAGGTATTCATTGTTGATTAGAGTGTCTCCCGTGGCAAACTGTTGAAAAATATACATTTCTGTTAACTCTGTTATTTGATCTCTCTTGCAGGTGACAGGGAAGGAAGTCCTCAACATATACCTCAAAGTGGTCGAGAGTTCCTACTTCAATAGCTCAGACATGGTATTTCcacgtttatatatatatataaatactaTGATTTACCTTTCAAAAACAATTTTAGTTCTAACAAGCAACTCCACGACAACGCTAGGCAATGAAGTTGATGGACGAAGTTGAAGAACTTTTCGCCAAACATTTTGCTGACGACGACAAGCGCAAGGCGATGAAGTACCTCAAGCCTCATCAGCGCACAGAATCTCATTCTGTCACCTTCTTCATTGGTAACTAATCGAAAATCACAAAGCATTTGTTACAACTTGAGGTCATCAAGACCCGTAAATATTGTTCTATTTGTTCAATCAGGTCTCTTTACTGGATGTTTCATTGCATTGTTCGTTGGATATTGCATAATGGCACACATAGCAGGCATGTACACTGGGCAATCGGACACTATCTACATGGAGACTGTGTACCCTGTGTTAAGGCAAGTAGTTTTCTAATTCCAAGCTTAGAACTTTAGTTAGGCGATCAGTTCATTCAAGAACAAATCCGTTTGGACAATTGCAGCATGTTTAGCCTCTTGTTCCTGCACGTTTTCCTCTATGGCTGCAACATCTTCATGTGGAGGAAGACACGCATCAACCACACCTTCATATTTGAGTTTGCTCCGACCAAAGAGCTCAAGTACAGGGATGTGTTCCTGATATGTGCCACTTCTATGACTGTAATCGTAGGGGTCATGTTTGCACACTTGAGCCTTGTTGCAAGAGGATACTCTTCCACTCAAGTCCAAGCAATCCCAGGCTTCCTGCTTTTGGTAGATAATTCTATGATTGCTCATTATACAGTTTGATACTTCTCTTTGGAATATTTTCAGCATCAAATAACTTAATCTACTGTTATTAGTTGATAGAATATTTTGATGTGGTGGATAAGGTTAATAATATTCTTGCCATAATGCACTCAAGAGCTTGAGAATGATAAGATGCTTCTTGTGTCACACAGATGTTCCTAATAGTGTTGTTTTGCCCAGTCAACATTATCTACAAATCTAGTCGCTACTGCTTCCTAAGAGTCATTAGGAACATTATCTTGTCCCCTTTGTACAAGGTATACATCtctacttaattagtgaacaatAGTTCCCTTCCAAGTATTCATTTCTCTGTCTAACCCAGTTTCCACTTGCAAATTTCAGGTGGTCATGGTGGACTTCTTCATGGCTGATCAACTTTGCAGCCAGGTATAATAGTATATTAATCAATCATTCAaaaatggcattatcaaattgCTATCCATTAACCATATCGTTTGCTGAAAATTAGGTCCCAATGCTCAGAAACATGGAGTATGTGGCATGCTACTACATAACTGGGAGTTATAGAACACAAGACTACGGGCTTTGCATGAGATCCAAGCATTGCAAGGACTTGGCGTATGCTGTCTCCTTTCTTCCTTACTACTGGCGAGCCATGCAGGTTTAATTAGTTTCGCACACTCTCCTCCTTTCTATCCATCTGGATTCTGATATGGTCTGGGCGTGCAGTGTGCTAGAAGATGGTTTGATGAAGGAGAAACAAGCCACTTGATCAACCTGGGAAAGTATGTTTCAGCCATGCTGGCTGCTGGTGCCAAAGTAGCTTATGAAAAGGAGAAGAGTGCAGGCTGGCTTGCACTTCTTGTAGTAATCTCAAGTGCTGCCACTGTGTACCAACTGTACTGGGATTTTGTTAAGGATTGGGGATTGCTCCAACTCAACTCCAAGAACCGATGGCTTCGGAATGAATTGATCCTCCGGTGCAAGTTTGTTTACTACTTATCGATGGTATGTCATGAGATCATATACACTAATCACATCTAATGAAGTCTTAAGTATGATATCAGTTTGTTTATCTCAAACACAAATTACCACACCATAATTTTACTCACGAGATCAACGACGAAGATGTTCCACAATAAATTTGCAGGCTTTGAACTTTGTTCTACGGGTCGCTTGGTTGCAAACAGTTCTGCACTACAACTTTGCGAGTTTGGATTACAGAGTGACTTCATTCTTCTTAGCAGCCCTCGAGGTGATTCGGCGAGGGCATTGGAATTTTTATAGGTAAATTTTTTAGaagaaaaaaacttttcttttctattgTTGTTTTCTTACTTAAATGTTAATCTCTACTGATCGATGTTTCAGGTTGGAGAATGAGCACCTGAACAATGCTGGAAAATTTAGGGCTGTTAAGACAGTTCCACTGCCTTTTCATGAAGTGGATCAGGATTAGCAGACGATAACACAAGGACTATATATACACCCAGTTCAAGCGTATTGGAGAATACCAACTCAATGAGCAGGAATTTGTCGATAAGAAGTCGATTCTACCAACTTGATGTCAAGCATATTACTTGTATACACAAATTCATTCTCAAGGGTATAAAGAAGCCATCGAGGATCACTGCTTTGCATCCCCACCTTTTTTCTGACTAATTGGCACTTGCTGATGAATGTTTTGTAACAAATGGGACAACTTTTCCGGTCCTCATTAGATTAAATTCGAATTGTTTCCAATGCATGATCAAGGTTTCTATAATGATCTCTTCTTAGATCGCCGACGAGTGAACTATCGGTGAGTTTGTGTTGATGTTGACTAAGTCGTCAATCACCTAGGGGCAACAAGGATTTGTGGAAAAATCTAGCGGAATCTAGAAAGGAGAAACAAAGGAAAGAGAGAGTTAGAATGATAGACGGGAGGTGTCTCGGCTCTGCTACTTCAATATTCAAGTCATTCTTTAGTAGAggaaaatggagaagaagagtagTAAAAGTTGCTTAGGTTTAGAGAGTTACCCCCTATGCCCGTGAGGACCAGTGACCTTTTATAAAGTTGTGGTTATGCTCTCGCATTCTTCTCATATTTCGAGATCTGTGCTTACATTACCCATGTTTTCTGAAATAAATAGCTACATTGCCCACCTATTCTAGGTTAAACGGTTATGTTTCTCATGTTCTTCAGCGAAAAATAGCTGCGTTGTCCATAGCTTTCATGAGCAACTACTCAATGTCTTGACTGTCAGAAGTCAGGTGTATCCGTCACCGGTCTGGATCTGGAAAACCTAGAGTTGAGGAGTACGTGGAGTCGGATGTTGGTGCAGGTTGTACTAATAATCAGGTTTTGAaatatgacaaataagttaaagttagatgtactgtttgtctaacctttttacCGAGTATGCAGAACTGAAAAATAGAGACCTAACACCAGACTGAAGTCCAGTTAAGTTTAGAGGACCTGATAACTGACATGAAATCTAAATAGATCAAGGAGTGACATGATATTTAACaagaagtccaattgggtctacAGGATCTGACAACTAGCTGAAGTCCAGATAGGACATctgacaggaagacctggtgagttgaagagtcaagtaggtctgCAATGGTAAGTGAGATAAGTACTAGAGGAGAGAGTTCAGTGAGGGTGAGTCCCAGTTAGGGGCTATAGGCGCCGGTTCAGCTTAGAgtcattttggaagtctaagctgagaccatTACTAGATTCTAGTCTTGAGAAAACAGAATATAATTAATAATCATTCTGTTTATTTTAAATTGTCCTAACTCTATGTTGCAGAGTATTTTTACTAACACTTTGATGTTGGAAAAAAAACTGGAAGAAGACTGTCTAGGCGCTTggaggtctgggcgcccagagttactctaggcgcccggacaaGGTGGGTATGGCAGGAGGCGACTAGCTGAGGTGGCGGTCGCTGTTTGGCATGCACACGTCATGGTTCAAGTGCCTAGATGGGTCCGGGCACTCGGAGGTGGATAAAGTTTGCAAGATAAACTTTCGACAAGGTGCGGCCATGTCAGGACACTCCAAGCGCCTGGAGAGGAGCTCTAGACGCCCTGAACAACCTATATAAGCAGCTTCAAAACACTAATTCCTATGACTTCATAATCACGCGCTGCTCTAAAAAGGTCTTGGGGATACAGAAAAGCTGATCTGACAAGCTACACTCGAGTCTTCCATCtttgtattgtcggtatacttttatttccTGCAGTTTGTACTTAATTTCTGTATCTATTATTCATGATTGtagtgattgtccaacaaaagcactcaacgagtgcaaaccttgaagtaggagttgtTGAAAGTGTCTTATAATCATAAATTGGAAATGTTCAGTGTCACTAGAGATGTTGTTCACCGTCTTTAGATCATAAAGTGGAGATATGGAGTCGGATGAAGCGTGGAGTTCGGGATTGCATGGAGTTGAAGATTGTACGGAGTTGGGGACTGCGTGGAGTCAGAGGCTGTACAAAGTCAAAGACTGCTCGGAATTGAGGGCTGCATGGAGTCGAGAAATGCATGGAGTCAGGGATGCATAGAGTCAGAGGCTCGAGAGCTACATAGAGTCAAGGACTAAGTGGAGTTAGAGATTAGAATTttgttgactttgacctccacctcagTAGGACTATTGGCTTCCCCTAAACTATGTGGTACGCTCCAATTATCTCTCATATCACCAGTCTCCCTTTTAAGTCTAGTAAAAAAAGGTAGGAGTCCAATTGATTGAACTGTTGTGTGGTCAAATAAGGGGGttccactacaaaaaaaacatGCGAATAATGACGAAATCTCCGGCTGAAATTGATTTCaatcggtaattaccgactgaatttAATGCAGTCGATAGGTACCAACTAAATTTAATTCTATCAGTAATTACCTATTAAAATCAATTTCAGTTAGAGATTACCGACTGAAATCAATTTCAGTCAATGATTACCGACTGAAATCAATTTCAATCAGTGATTATCTACTAAAATTGATTTCAGTCGGTAATCTCCGACTGAAATTGACACTCAGTCGGAGGTTTACCGACTCAGTTGGGTGTGTATTCAGAGTTTGTCAACAGAATGTAAATTCCATCAATAATTCCAAATAGAAATTAGGGCACAACCTTTCTCTCACGCACACGACCTCCTTCCCTACGATCGACAAACACTCTCCTGTTCCTAGCGAATGCTTCTCTGCTATCGGCAAACGCTCTCCTGTTCTTGGCCATCGGCTCTCCTCTCCTGTTCTCGACGACTCTAAGTACGCTCTTCTCTTCCTCCCTCCTCTCTTCCTGTCAATTTCTCATGTGCACGCGAGCCCTTAGGCCTACTCGCGGTTGGTCAGCCTGCCTACTCGTGGCCAGTCGGTCGCTACAGTGGCCTGCTCGCGGCAGCGACCGGCCAAC
The genomic region above belongs to Zingiber officinale cultivar Zhangliang chromosome 11A, Zo_v1.1, whole genome shotgun sequence and contains:
- the LOC122032604 gene encoding phosphate transporter PHO1 homolog 1-like; the protein is MVKFSKQFQGQLVPEWKEAFVDYWQLKKDLKRMHVFNANNGPSNMKPQPAFARRLVSQLRKLPLFGPDRHKDHEAIQVHKKLTISESRGVMYETELLEEFADTDAAKDFFARLDLQLNKVNKFYSAKEKEFLERGESLKKQMEILLELQAALKNQRGRISSTNDAKDDSSISCSISCEEDSTRSTKVEEEQDQPQEILSSELERSPFGYSDSGDSEKVQLEEVKLRSLSARVFSCQGKNLKIKIPLTTPSRTFSALAYLFMEDFGGNQARKCGPHKLNINKTKLHHAEKMIKRAFIELYKGLNYLKSYRTLNMLAFVKILKKFDKVTGKEVLNIYLKVVESSYFNSSDMAMKLMDEVEELFAKHFADDDKRKAMKYLKPHQRTESHSVTFFIGLFTGCFIALFVGYCIMAHIAGMYTGQSDTIYMETVYPVLSMFSLLFLHVFLYGCNIFMWRKTRINHTFIFEFAPTKELKYRDVFLICATSMTVIVGVMFAHLSLVARGYSSTQVQAIPGFLLLMFLIVLFCPVNIIYKSSRYCFLRVIRNIILSPLYKVVMVDFFMADQLCSQVPMLRNMEYVACYYITGSYRTQDYGLCMRSKHCKDLAYAVSFLPYYWRAMQCARRWFDEGETSHLINLGKYVSAMLAAGAKVAYEKEKSAGWLALLVVISSAATVYQLYWDFVKDWGLLQLNSKNRWLRNELILRCKFVYYLSMALNFVLRVAWLQTVLHYNFASLDYRVTSFFLAALEVIRRGHWNFYRLENEHLNNAGKFRAVKTVPLPFHEVDQD